One stretch of Rhinolophus ferrumequinum isolate MPI-CBG mRhiFer1 chromosome 3, mRhiFer1_v1.p, whole genome shotgun sequence DNA includes these proteins:
- the BTNL2 gene encoding butyrophilin-like protein 2 isoform X3 — protein sequence MDVSWYRSEPGTHVLLARRNGAEVTEQQMEEYRGRVEWIEDDIAEGGVALKMYNIQPSDNGQYWCRFQEGSYCGETSLLLKVVGLGATPHIHMEGSVESGVQLVCTAKGWFPEPQVYWEDITGEKLLTVSEYQVQDEDGLFYVEATLMVRNASTETVSCFIHNPTLTEEKGSVISIPEKVQTELASLKVIGPSQPILVRVGEDIQLTCYLSPKANAQSMEVRWVRSHRYPAVYVYVDGDHVAGEQMAEYRGRTALVTDAMDEGTLTLQIHNARPSDDGQYRCLLEKDGVYQEASLDLKVVGLGSSPLITMEGLKDGEIQLMCTSEGWFPQPHVQWRDMEGKAIPSFSEVLTQDSHGLFHVEAFLLVTNSSVVNVTCSISNPLLGEEKMATFSLSETRMTFTWKILLILGLLLAVAIGLIRRKSCRKSECDTGSKYSSPRPDPF from the exons ATGGACGTGAGCTGGTACCGCTCGGAGCCCGGCACACACGTGTTGCTTGCACGCCGGAACGGAGCTGAGGTGACCGAGCAGCAGATGGAAGAATACAGAGGCCGCGTAGAGTGGATAGAGGACGACATTGCCGAGGGAGGTGTGGCTCTGAAGATGTATAACATCCAACCTTCTGATAATGGGCAATACTGGTGCCGTTTCCAAGAGGGGAGCTACTGCGGAGAAACAAGTCTGCTCCTCAAAGTAGTAG GTCTGGGGGCTACCCCTCACATCCACATGGAGGGATCTGTGGAAAGCGGAGTCCAGCTTGTATGCACTGCAAAAGGCTGGTTCCCAGAGCCCCAAGTCTATTGGGAAGACATCACGGGAGAGAAGCTGCTGACTGTCTCTGAGTATCAAGTCCAAGATGAAGATGGCCTGTTCTACGTGGAAGCCACACTTATGGTCAGAAATGCCTCTACAGAGACTGTGTCCTGCTTCATCCACAACCCCACCCTCACGGAGGAGAAGGGGTCAGTCATTTCCATCCCAG AGAAAGTCCAGACTGAGCTCG CTTCCTTAAAAGTGATTGGACCTTCTCAGCCCATTCTCGTCAGAGTGGGAGAAGACATACAGTTAACCTGTTACCTGTCCCCGAAGGCTAATGCACAGAGCATGGAAGTGAGGTGGGTCCGATCCCACCGTTATCCTGCTGTTTACGTGTATGTGGATGGGGACCATGTGGCTGGAGAGCAAATGGCAGAGTACAGAGGGAGGACAGCACTGGTGACTGATGCCATGGACGAAGGGACACTGACCCTGCAGATACACAATGCCAGACCTTCAGACGATGGGCAGTACCGCTGCCTTCTTGAAAAAGATGGTGTCTACCAGGAAGCCAGTTTGGATCTGAAGGTAGTAG GACTGGGTTCTTCCCCACTGATCACCATGGAGGGACTGAAAGATGGAGAAATACAGCTCATGTGCACTTCAGAAGGGTGGTTCCCACAGCCCCATGTGCAGTGGAGGGACATGGAAGGAAAGGCTATCCCATCATTTTCAGAGGTCCTGACTCAAGACAGCCATGGACTGTTCCACGTGGAGGCATTTCTGTTGGTCACAAACAGCTCTGTTGTGAATGTGACCTGCTCCATCAGCAACCCCCTTCTTGGGGAGGAGAAAATGGCAACTTTTTCTCTCTCAG AGACCAGGATGACTTTTACATGGAAGATACTGCTTATTTTGGGATTGCTTCTTGCAGTGGCTATAGGCCTGATCAGGAGGAAGAGCTGCAGAAAAAG tgAATGTGACACTGGATCTAAGTACAGCTCACCCAGACCTGATCCTTTCTAA
- the LOC117015137 gene encoding ubiquitin-conjugating enzyme E2 L3-like, translating to MAASRRLMKELEEIRKCGMKNFRNIQVDEANLLTWQGLIVPDNTPYDKGAFRIEINFPAEYPFKPSKITFKTKIYHPNIDEKGQVCLPVISAENWKPATKTDQVIQSLIALVNDPQPEHPFRADLAEEYSKDCKKFCKNAEEFTKKYGEKRPVD from the coding sequence atggcggccAGCAGGAGGCTGATGAAGGAGCTTGAAGAAATCCGCAAATGTGGAATGAAAAACTTCCGTAACATCCAGGTTGATGAAGCTAATTTATTGACTTGGCAAGGGCTTATTGTTCCTGATAACACTCCATATGATAAGGGGGCCTTCAGAATCGAAATCAACTTTCCAGCAGAGTACCCATTCAAACCATCGAAgatcacatttaaaacaaagatctATCACCCCAACATTGATGAAAAGGGGCAGGTCTGTCTGCCAGTAATTAGTGCTGAAAACTGGAAGCCAGCAACCAAAACCGACCAAGTAATCCAGTCCCTGATAGCCCTGGTGAACGACCCCCAGCCCGAGCACCCCTTTCGGGCTGACTTAGCTGAAGAATACTCTAAGGACTGTAAAAAATTCTGTAAGAATGCTGAAGAGTTTACAAAGAAATATGGGGAAAAGCGACCTGTGGACTAA
- the BTNL2 gene encoding butyrophilin-like protein 2 isoform X1 — MGGRMVDFPGYSLSGVVASFVFVLLTMKQSDDFRVIGPAHPILARVGEDALLSCQLLPKRAALHMDVSWYRSEPGTHVLLARRNGAEVTEQQMEEYRGRVEWIEDDIAEGGVALKMYNIQPSDNGQYWCRFQEGSYCGETSLLLKVVGLGATPHIHMEGSVESGVQLVCTAKGWFPEPQVYWEDITGEKLLTVSEYQVQDEDGLFYVEATLMVRNASTETVSCFIHNPTLTEEKGSVISIPEKVQTELASLKVIGPSQPILVRVGEDIQLTCYLSPKANAQSMEVRWVRSHRYPAVYVYVDGDHVAGEQMAEYRGRTALVTDAMDEGTLTLQIHNARPSDDGQYRCLLEKDGVYQEASLDLKVVGLGSSPLITMEGLKDGEIQLMCTSEGWFPQPHVQWRDMEGKAIPSFSEVLTQDSHGLFHVEAFLLVTNSSVVNVTCSISNPLLGEEKMATFSLSETRMTFTWKILLILGLLLAVAIGLIRRKSCRKSECDTGSKYSSPRPDPF, encoded by the exons ATGGGAG GGAGGATGGTGGATTTTCCAGGATACAGTCTGTCTGGTGTAGTTGCCTCCTTCGTCTTCGTACTGCTCACCATGAAGCAGTCAG ACGACTTCAGAGTGATTGGTCCTGCCCATCCTATCCTGGCCAGGGTCGGGGAAGATGCCCTGCTAAGCTGTCAGCTGCTCCCCAAGAGGGCCGCCCTGCACATGGACGTGAGCTGGTACCGCTCGGAGCCCGGCACACACGTGTTGCTTGCACGCCGGAACGGAGCTGAGGTGACCGAGCAGCAGATGGAAGAATACAGAGGCCGCGTAGAGTGGATAGAGGACGACATTGCCGAGGGAGGTGTGGCTCTGAAGATGTATAACATCCAACCTTCTGATAATGGGCAATACTGGTGCCGTTTCCAAGAGGGGAGCTACTGCGGAGAAACAAGTCTGCTCCTCAAAGTAGTAG GTCTGGGGGCTACCCCTCACATCCACATGGAGGGATCTGTGGAAAGCGGAGTCCAGCTTGTATGCACTGCAAAAGGCTGGTTCCCAGAGCCCCAAGTCTATTGGGAAGACATCACGGGAGAGAAGCTGCTGACTGTCTCTGAGTATCAAGTCCAAGATGAAGATGGCCTGTTCTACGTGGAAGCCACACTTATGGTCAGAAATGCCTCTACAGAGACTGTGTCCTGCTTCATCCACAACCCCACCCTCACGGAGGAGAAGGGGTCAGTCATTTCCATCCCAG AGAAAGTCCAGACTGAGCTCG CTTCCTTAAAAGTGATTGGACCTTCTCAGCCCATTCTCGTCAGAGTGGGAGAAGACATACAGTTAACCTGTTACCTGTCCCCGAAGGCTAATGCACAGAGCATGGAAGTGAGGTGGGTCCGATCCCACCGTTATCCTGCTGTTTACGTGTATGTGGATGGGGACCATGTGGCTGGAGAGCAAATGGCAGAGTACAGAGGGAGGACAGCACTGGTGACTGATGCCATGGACGAAGGGACACTGACCCTGCAGATACACAATGCCAGACCTTCAGACGATGGGCAGTACCGCTGCCTTCTTGAAAAAGATGGTGTCTACCAGGAAGCCAGTTTGGATCTGAAGGTAGTAG GACTGGGTTCTTCCCCACTGATCACCATGGAGGGACTGAAAGATGGAGAAATACAGCTCATGTGCACTTCAGAAGGGTGGTTCCCACAGCCCCATGTGCAGTGGAGGGACATGGAAGGAAAGGCTATCCCATCATTTTCAGAGGTCCTGACTCAAGACAGCCATGGACTGTTCCACGTGGAGGCATTTCTGTTGGTCACAAACAGCTCTGTTGTGAATGTGACCTGCTCCATCAGCAACCCCCTTCTTGGGGAGGAGAAAATGGCAACTTTTTCTCTCTCAG AGACCAGGATGACTTTTACATGGAAGATACTGCTTATTTTGGGATTGCTTCTTGCAGTGGCTATAGGCCTGATCAGGAGGAAGAGCTGCAGAAAAAG tgAATGTGACACTGGATCTAAGTACAGCTCACCCAGACCTGATCCTTTCTAA
- the BTNL2 gene encoding butyrophilin-like protein 2 isoform X2, translating to MVDFPGYSLSGVVASFVFVLLTMKQSDDFRVIGPAHPILARVGEDALLSCQLLPKRAALHMDVSWYRSEPGTHVLLARRNGAEVTEQQMEEYRGRVEWIEDDIAEGGVALKMYNIQPSDNGQYWCRFQEGSYCGETSLLLKVVGLGATPHIHMEGSVESGVQLVCTAKGWFPEPQVYWEDITGEKLLTVSEYQVQDEDGLFYVEATLMVRNASTETVSCFIHNPTLTEEKGSVISIPEKVQTELASLKVIGPSQPILVRVGEDIQLTCYLSPKANAQSMEVRWVRSHRYPAVYVYVDGDHVAGEQMAEYRGRTALVTDAMDEGTLTLQIHNARPSDDGQYRCLLEKDGVYQEASLDLKVVGLGSSPLITMEGLKDGEIQLMCTSEGWFPQPHVQWRDMEGKAIPSFSEVLTQDSHGLFHVEAFLLVTNSSVVNVTCSISNPLLGEEKMATFSLSETRMTFTWKILLILGLLLAVAIGLIRRKSCRKSECDTGSKYSSPRPDPF from the exons ATGGTGGATTTTCCAGGATACAGTCTGTCTGGTGTAGTTGCCTCCTTCGTCTTCGTACTGCTCACCATGAAGCAGTCAG ACGACTTCAGAGTGATTGGTCCTGCCCATCCTATCCTGGCCAGGGTCGGGGAAGATGCCCTGCTAAGCTGTCAGCTGCTCCCCAAGAGGGCCGCCCTGCACATGGACGTGAGCTGGTACCGCTCGGAGCCCGGCACACACGTGTTGCTTGCACGCCGGAACGGAGCTGAGGTGACCGAGCAGCAGATGGAAGAATACAGAGGCCGCGTAGAGTGGATAGAGGACGACATTGCCGAGGGAGGTGTGGCTCTGAAGATGTATAACATCCAACCTTCTGATAATGGGCAATACTGGTGCCGTTTCCAAGAGGGGAGCTACTGCGGAGAAACAAGTCTGCTCCTCAAAGTAGTAG GTCTGGGGGCTACCCCTCACATCCACATGGAGGGATCTGTGGAAAGCGGAGTCCAGCTTGTATGCACTGCAAAAGGCTGGTTCCCAGAGCCCCAAGTCTATTGGGAAGACATCACGGGAGAGAAGCTGCTGACTGTCTCTGAGTATCAAGTCCAAGATGAAGATGGCCTGTTCTACGTGGAAGCCACACTTATGGTCAGAAATGCCTCTACAGAGACTGTGTCCTGCTTCATCCACAACCCCACCCTCACGGAGGAGAAGGGGTCAGTCATTTCCATCCCAG AGAAAGTCCAGACTGAGCTCG CTTCCTTAAAAGTGATTGGACCTTCTCAGCCCATTCTCGTCAGAGTGGGAGAAGACATACAGTTAACCTGTTACCTGTCCCCGAAGGCTAATGCACAGAGCATGGAAGTGAGGTGGGTCCGATCCCACCGTTATCCTGCTGTTTACGTGTATGTGGATGGGGACCATGTGGCTGGAGAGCAAATGGCAGAGTACAGAGGGAGGACAGCACTGGTGACTGATGCCATGGACGAAGGGACACTGACCCTGCAGATACACAATGCCAGACCTTCAGACGATGGGCAGTACCGCTGCCTTCTTGAAAAAGATGGTGTCTACCAGGAAGCCAGTTTGGATCTGAAGGTAGTAG GACTGGGTTCTTCCCCACTGATCACCATGGAGGGACTGAAAGATGGAGAAATACAGCTCATGTGCACTTCAGAAGGGTGGTTCCCACAGCCCCATGTGCAGTGGAGGGACATGGAAGGAAAGGCTATCCCATCATTTTCAGAGGTCCTGACTCAAGACAGCCATGGACTGTTCCACGTGGAGGCATTTCTGTTGGTCACAAACAGCTCTGTTGTGAATGTGACCTGCTCCATCAGCAACCCCCTTCTTGGGGAGGAGAAAATGGCAACTTTTTCTCTCTCAG AGACCAGGATGACTTTTACATGGAAGATACTGCTTATTTTGGGATTGCTTCTTGCAGTGGCTATAGGCCTGATCAGGAGGAAGAGCTGCAGAAAAAG tgAATGTGACACTGGATCTAAGTACAGCTCACCCAGACCTGATCCTTTCTAA